Below is a genomic region from Chelmon rostratus isolate fCheRos1 chromosome 7, fCheRos1.pri, whole genome shotgun sequence.
TGGTGTCACCAAAGAGAACCAGTTCCATCACAatagaggttagtgtgatatgtGCGTTCAGTAATTTAGGCCCTTGATAGGATAAAGTTTCCCCAGTCCTGGTGCAGACTCATATGtgatgaagactttgaaggagtTTGAGAAAAGGTGTTCTGGATTTttgatataaaatgtcatcacttcatcattttattctatGAGACATCTGTGTGTCAGTTCATCATAAGTATAATTTCTTGAGTTACggttttgtgaggtcacaccAACCTTTGACCACCAGAATCTAGTTGGGGCATCCCTGAGTCCAAGCGGACGTTTGTGCTAACTTTGAAGAAATCCCCTCCCTGAATGGGATGGACAGATGGGCAGATGGACTGACAACCAAAAAGCATAATGGACACTAAGGTGAAACACAACCACAACCGGGCTGCTCCACCCACCTAAAGGCAACCACAACCGGACTGCTCCACCCACCTAAAGGCAACCAGGATTGTTTCGTGCTATTAAATTACCAAACAGgcacaaatacaaaaactaaACTGCCCATAACTGCACTGTGAACACTTCAAGTCTCACCTGATCAGATCATCTGAAAGGGAAGACCAAAGGGTACCTGGAGGCCCTGACTCCCAGAAGAACTGAAAGTGCACGAATCGACAAATTTGGGTTCGCTTTGGGACTTTGGGCAGTTTTCCATTGGGTCACATTTGTGATCAATGTTGATCACGAATTAATTTCCTGATGAGCGTTTTAGCCCCACAGCTGTTTATTAATCAGGTGACTGATCCATAATAAAACAGTCTTGTGTGTCCATGGCACTGAGCAGGATCCCACTCAGCATTTGGGTGCATGTGTCTAAAAAGTGTGATAACTGAACATGACAACAAAACTCATTctgtaacaaataaataatagaaacgTAGCTTATTTCTGGCGTCAGCAAGAAAAGTCAGAGACATGTGAGTCATGTAACGATGAGGTCAGACCGCTGCCGTGGGCGGCCCCCTGGCCTGAAAGGGTTAAAAGGAGGAGGATCAGCGTCTCGGCTGAGTTGGTGGAGAGTCACGGCGTGACTCCAGCAGGTCTGCGGATCAGAGTCCCGACCTGTGTTATACTGACTTTAAACAAGGTAACGGTGCATTCAATGACTTTCTGAcgtttgttttcattcacatgAGTCTGATTGGTGTTAGCAcgctgtgtgtttatgtagcATCGATGCTTTCTTAAACGGGTTCAACTCTGACAAAGCTGGGAGAAAACGTTGCTTAATTACTGGAACATGTCGGTCCACTGAACTGTGCTGATAATTACCTCAAGGACCAAAAGCAGGATCATGATCAACTCCACTCAGGTCTCACATTTCACTCTTGCTGCCTACTTTGACACCGGAGTTTTTAAATACTTGTACTTCctgattattttgactttttaccTCTCAATAGTTTGTGCCAACGTCTTCCTCATCGTGGTGATCTGCATGAACAGAAGTTTACATGAGCCTATGTACCTGTTCCTGTGCAGCCTGTTTGTGAATGAACTGTATGGTAGTACAGGCTtgttcctgctcctcctggttCAGGTTCTGTCTGACGTTCACACTGTTTCTGCTTCGTTATGTTTCCTGCAGGTTTTCTGCTTGTACTCGTACGGGGGTATAGAATTTTTGACCTTAGCCATCATGTCCTATGACAGATACCTGGCTATCTGCTACCCTCTGCAGTACAACACTCATATGACGTTGAATAAGATTGCCAAGCTCACTGCTCTGATTTGGTTGTACCCTCTGCTCATGAATATGTTCATCGTTTACTATCTgactctgcctctgcagctgtgcGGGAACATCATTAACAAAGTTTACTGTGACAACTACTACATCGTCAAACTGGCGTGCTCCGACACCACCCTCAATAACGCCTTCGGACTCACTCACATGTTCACGGTCATCTTTGGTCTCATACTGATGATTATTTACACGTATATCAGGATTCTTaaggtgtgtttttctggctcTAAGCAGACGAGGCAGAAAGCCGTCAGCACCTGCACGCCTCACCTGGCCTCCCTGCTCAACTTCTCTTCCGGCTGTTTCTTTGAAATCGTGCAGAGCAGGTTTGATTTGTATAATTTGCCCATTATGTTGcgtatttttttgtcattatacTGGCTGACATGTCAGCCGCTCATCAACCCTTTACTGTACGGACTGAAAATGTCTAAGATACGCACCGTATATAAACGTCTGCTCTTTGGGGAGAAAATGGACATATCAGACAACTAACAGgtgtgctgatttttttttaacagcactATTGTCAACTGAAGCTACGCTGTAACAAACCAACTGCACGATTCATGTCTTTAATGAGCCATAAAAAGGTTGATCTGAATCATTCATAACAGATTCCAGCATTCTCATTATTCCTATGATTATtgtgatttaatgtgtttttaccTGTGAAACGACATCAACATCATTCTGTTAATCCAGCGAGGACACGAGATTCAATTTACTCCATTTCCAAATGAAGAGGGTAAGACTGAAAACACTTACTGTGAGTGATCCGGTCTGTGAGGCAGACAGCTGCTACCACAGACAGTTTACCTGTCGTAGCAGACCAAGATGCCCCACGTGTGACATAATGACTTCATAATGAGTGCTGGGTGGTGAAGCTCAGTACCTTCACAGCATCAACCCAAATGTGTCTGTGGCATAACTgtcaaaaactgtcaaaaactgtcaaaaaccAAAAGCTTCGTTGTAGAAAAACTTGTTGATAACATAAAGgtaaagatgctgaaaaagGTTCCAAACTTGGTACCAAAGCTTAGAGTGAAATAACACCCAGACCTGTTCACAACTCCAGATTCTAGTTCTGGTGATAGAAACTCTGTCGACTGAGATATCAGCTCGCTAATTAACGGCACGCTGTCACGCTGTAGTTCACACCATGATTCTGAAAGGCCTTTCTAAAATGATGCTCTCCGCATAataagtgacagaaacaaaatattaTCAGCAGCATTCATGTATTCATGCTAAATGCCCTGCTATGCATGCAGCTACGctaacaacaaaaaatgttgtGATTGTTATGGTGACCTAAACTCTTCTCTGATATTCTGTTCTTCTGTACAAAATGTAACACAGTAATTAACACAGTGTTGATAACAGTTTGATGAAGACGATGATTTGAACTTCTTCCTCCTTTGACAGCGACTCGTTAAAATAATTTACCTTCCTGTTAATGAGTTAGCACCTTCtgctagctgctcctgttagctgctcgtATTAGCAGCACAGGTTACCTGTTCCTGGTAGCTGCTCGTGTTAGCAGTGCAagttagctgctcctgttagcagctcctgttagcagctcctgttagctgctcctgctAGCTGCTCCTGCTAGCAGTGTACTCATGGATTTACAGACAGCTCTCACATAAGGAAacttgaaaatatgaaaattcTCAGGCCTGAATTTGTTATTTAAGAAAAGTGACTCCATTAACTGTCTGCAGAATTAGTtattagcagctcctgttagcagctacTGCTAGCAGGTTGTGTTAGCAGCTCGagttagcagctcctgttagcagctcgtGTTGGCAGcttctgttagctgctcctgctagaagctcctgttagctgctcctgctagcatctcctgttagcagctcttgCTAGCTGCTCGTGTTAGCACCTTCTGTTggctgctcctgttagcagctcgtGTTAGCAGCTCGagttagcagctcctgttagcagctcctggtAGCAGCTACTGGTAGCTGCTCGTGTTAGCAGTGCATGTTAGCTGCtcatgttagcagctcctgttggCAGCTACTGGTAGctgctcctgctagcagctcctgttagctgctcctgttagcttCTCTTCCTAGCTGCTCCtgctagctgctcctgttagcttCTCTTGCTAtctgctcctgttagcagctcctgttggcagctcctgttagcggctcctgttggcagctcctgttagcagtgtactcatggatgtacagacagcTCTCGCAGAAGGAAACTTGAAGACATGAAAATTCTCAGGCAGGTTCTGGCCTTGGATGGCGCGTCCTGTCACTTCTGGACTGATGGACgtttttttatcttatctggAATCACAACAGACATCAGAGATAGATATcctgtgtatgagtgtgtcaCATTTAACCTAAAACTATGTGTCACACTGAAAACTGTGGGGATGACATGTCAGGACGAGTCCCCCAACACTGCCCCCATCACCATCAACAGAATACTTAAGGTCTCCCAGGACCTGAAGTGGGCATCTAGCATTGACAACCAGGCCCAGCCGAGGATGCACTTCCTGTTCCAGCTCAGGAAGTTCAACCTGCCTCAGGAGCTGCTGATCCAGGTCTACTCTGCAGTCATCCGGTCTGGTCTCTGTTCATCGGCCTCCAAACAGGACAGAACAGACCACAAAGAACAGTCGCGACTGCCCTCCATTGTATGCCGGCCATGACACGTCACTGCAGACCCATCGCACCTGGACACGGCCTGTTCCACCTTCTCTCCTCTGGGAGGCGCTACAGAGCTCTGTGAACAGCCAGACACAAGAACAGTTGGTGCCCACAGACCGTCAGCCTGAGAACCAGGTAACGTCAGCCTGACAGTGACCCAGAGGTAAACCACAGAGAGTCTGTAGCGCTGTAGTCCctagacagagctgcagagggaggtcAGGGTGCTGCTGAGGGTCTCACCTGGCTGAAGAGGCTAAAAGAAGGCGAAGCAGAGTCTCAGCCCAGTTAGGAGGGACTCAGTGTGACTGCAGCCGGGCAGGAGATCAGTCACATAATGTCCAACTGTCTCTACAAGCGTGTTTCTTTCTATCATACATGCTTTTTACATGTGAATGCTAAGTCTGACTAATGTTTATGTGCTTTTATGATGACGTCATCTGTTAACGAGCGATTAatgctgtagcttcatgtaTGTTCAAAGTATAAATGACTGCACGATGTTCTGGCCGAGCCACCTGAAGGACTATGATCAACTCCACTCAGGTTTCTCTTTTCACTCTTGTTGCCTACTTGGACACTGGAGTTTTTAAATCTCTTTGTTTCATGATTGTTATGTCTGTTTATATTCTCATAGTTTGCACCAACCTGCTGCTCATCGTGGTGATCTGCATGAACAGAAGCTTACATGAGCCTATGTACCTGTTCCTGTGCAGCCTGTTTGTGAATGAACTGTATGGTAGTACAGGCTTGTTTCCCTTCATTCTGCTGCAGATTCTCTCTGACGTTCACactgtttctgcttcctgttgcttCCTGCAGATCTACTGTGTGCATTTCTATGGAAGTGTAGAGATATTCAGCTTAGCCGTCATGTCTTACGACAGATATGTTGCGATCTGTCATCCTCTGCAGTACAACACGCGTATGACACACAGGAAGGTTGCAggcctctctgtgtttgtctggttGTACAGCATGCTGTCGACTCTTGCCATGATGTCTTTGAGCGTCCCTCTGCAGCTGTGCGGGAACTTCATTCACAAAGTTTACTGTGACAACTACTCCATCGTCAAACTGGCGTGCTACGACACCACCGTCAACAACATCTATGGACTTGTCTACATCTTCACGGTCATCTTTGGTCTTATAATTCTGATTATTTACACGTATATCAGGATTCTTaaggtgtgtttttctggctcGAAGCAGACGAGGCAGAAAGCCGTCAGCACCTGCACGCCTCACCTGGCCTCCCTGCTCAACTTCTCCTTCGGCTGTTTCTTTGAAATCGTGCAGAGCAGGTTCGATATGAGCAGTTCACCCATTGTTCTGCGCATCTTTTTATCAATATACTGGCTGGCATGCCAGCCGCTCTTCAACCCTGTGATGTACGGACTGAATTTGACCAAAATCCGCATCATAATCAAAAGTCTTGGTTTTGGCAAACGAGTTTAGAAAGTGAACTGCCTGTCATCTGTCAGCTGATCTATTCATGCTTTAATACACGCAGGACTCCAGCCTGCAGTGTTTCAGCCTCCACACCCCTCTGCCTGGCTTTACTATAtttacttatttctttacagacaCATGTTGATGTCCTGCAGTCTCTGCCCTCATGCAGAAATATTAAGTCTTGATTCAGAGCAGATGTTGTGCACGTGGAGTCCTGCACAGGTAAAGATGGACTTTACTCAATAAAAGAATTTGAAATCCATATTCATGAGTCAAAAGCAGTTGAACTACTGAAGTCTTTTCTGTACATCTGTTGTTTCCATTTAAAAATAGAAGATTTACAAAGAATTCTTGAAATTACATATTATTTTGTTTAGCTTTgtttagtaataataataataataatgacaatattaaactttatttataaaagcAAAGAGCTTCACCTAAAAGCTTTGAGTGCTTCAGATAAAGCACAAcaacatagaaaatgaatgtgtgagATGAGACTGAAAGCCACTTGATAACGATTGTAAAAGTCAGATAGAAtgaggatgaaaagagagaaaatgtgtaagatgtcaaataaataaagttaaacatCATTGTCAAAAGCTGCAGCCTGattttctctcagctgctggaaacctccgataaaccagcagcaggtgatcagTGAAGGCAACAAATAAACGACGGTCCTGGTCCAGGAAGGGCTTTGTGTacgaggaggaggaccttaCAATCAGTCCTGAATcttacaggaagtcagtgcagagcagcaaCTGGACTAACGTggtctctcctcttggttctggttcaagagcgagctgcagagttttgaatgatCTGAAGTCTCTCAATGGTTGTGATTTCTAATTGGTCGAACTTCAGCTGTTGAAGCTGACGAGGACTTCATGGTTCAGTagagatgtacagttgtgtgtcatctgcatagaagCAAACATTGTTCTCTCTAATGACGCCAcccagtggcagcatgtatactgagaacagtaatggaccaaTCAGCTCCCTGCAACCCTAAAACAGATgccatgtttctcagacacaagACTGACGTCAAACTTTCTCCTTTTGATGtttgaaaccagtttaacagtcagaaagaccaactgcTACAGACCATTGATTAAGATGTAATGATCAATCACATCAAACATCTTAAAgaccttattttttttaaatgttagaagaggctgttaaatctagtctgtggattaggcctccaccttcagcaccctctaaactttctaccccctacccaaaccagggtttgtattcccaccccgcttttattggtgcagttggtgagaggcgGTGGTAGTATAATAatatcttagcagttagcatcggcatctagcagttaacattaacagtatagatgaatctagctgtattgtcttcttctgttcctcttagcaggtagcggttagcatttagcattagcattagctaaaagGTAGTGTctgaactgtattgtcttcctctgttcttcttagcggttagcattagcattagcattagctaaactgtagcatcggtactggccactacctggagcatctctgggtcagttgaacgtggcggtgctgtttggattgtgtaggagcagtgtgaactggcactagggggggtgactctgggacgccggagttcaccgcctagcctcctggaggtgtagtgggagGCGAAACACcattgaagggaggtttccacctgatgacccccagagacgtgttaggaatcactgctctttggcaggtgtagaggcagattagagctccaaggttcttcactgagaatgaatcctctttttgagtacaaggatcttgtgtttaaattaactaacatCAGGGTTTTAGTCTGAGGTCACTGAGTATTTCAGTCAGAGCAGTCTCAGCTGTGGTCTGGATGTTATTTTCATTAAGAAAGGATGTGAACTCTCTTCTCCAGGGTCTTATTGATGAATGAAAGGTTGATATCAGCCTGCGGTTACAGAGTGCTTTACTATCCAGGTTCGGTTCTTTAGTGATGGTTTTATAACATCTGTTTTGAAGTCATCTGGGAAGAAACCAGTTTGTACTTAGAGTCTTCAGGACGTGACTTGAAACACCGTCAGACACCTGCTTTGTAGATGTGACAGTGAACTGTGGGTCCAGGTTTCTGACAgattgccccccccccccccccattttaAAACTACCTTCCACAAGAACAGCTTACTGTGTGGAGGACGTGTGCTTCCAGGCTGGATCCCCAGAGGATCACGAGTAATGACGGTTTAATTTGATCTTATTGGACGAACATTAACCGTCATCTGACAGATTTATTGATTGGTTATGATCAGCTTTGGGGGGTATTTAATCAGGCATTCATTGTGTTTGTAAGCGCTTCACAGTGCACTGAAAGTAAAGTAACTGTACCTATTGTGatttattaaaacatgttatttgATATTAGGGCCACAGACCTTTCTGAATCTGTCAAGAAGGAGCTCAGGGCGCCCCCCCTGGAGCCAGACCCGGGAGGGAAGCTCCCCGCCGAGCGTCCAGCGTCCAGGCTCGGCCGAGCGCAGCCCGAAATAACTACACGGAGCCACCATTGTGAGAAACTGGACTCGGGTCCATTGCAAGCCAGACCGGGACCCGTGTGAGCCAAGCCTGGAATCACAACATGGTTCCAGTGATGCTGAACATCTCTTCTCtggcaggaaacacactgacacctgAGGGGGAGTGCTACCAGCTGGGTACAGTTCAGGTCTCTCAGTCTTCCCCGGCTCTGAGCGGGGCGAGGGGCAGTTTGAAGGGGTTTTTCAGCAGCCTGCACGGCGGCGCTGACGGCCTTCGATCCGTAAACCCCCGCTGTACCGCTCCATCAGGCAGCGGTTTACTTCATCCTGAGCTCCTCGGCCGTCCCGGTTTATCTGACGTCCAGACTCAGACTGGGAGACACGCGGCCGATTACTGCTCTGCGATAGTTTGGTGATGCAAACCAAACGACTCTGATCACCTGCGAGGTCGTTTCCTTCGTTTTCGTTCTGTTCATATTTTCACAGCGATGCTGAACCCTGAGAGGAGCCTCAGCAGAACGCCCTCGCTCAGTCTGTGGCGTCTTTCTTTGTGTCCTTTATAATCATTTGAGTCACAAAGGTCCAAAAGCAGagaacattttcagcatttgctttttttgtcatgtctcctctgctgcatccCATAATTTATTGTATTAGAGATTCAGCAAAGTGCAAACAAAGCTGATTCACTGTTCTGCCTCGTTTTCCAGTGAAGAACAGCTCCCATGATTCCATTTGTCTGTTAATGAACTTATGATGGAGCTTTTTATTGATCTGCTTTATATTCGTCACTCTGAATTAGCAGATCTACTCATGTCCAGTTCAGAAACCTCGAGCACGTCACAGGTAACATGTTGAGTCTGATGTGACACCTGGAGTCCATGAAACCTGAGCGAACGACAGAGTGAACCCTGTGACCCGTCGGCTTCCTGCGACCCGTCGGCTTCCTGCGACCCGTCAGAAACGACGTCAGGACGAGAAACATAAACACGtccctgatgctgctgtgttcagtAACCATGGCGACAGAAGAGCCATCTCCCATGATCCTCCTAATTGGCCCGTTAGCGGAGCTGGTTATATCCTCCAGAGTGTCCAGGCAACCACACAGTCTGTCCACgtgctgctgatggagctgaCGGAGGAGCTCCGGCGGGGCTCATTACTGACAGACGGAGGAGTAAACATGATGACATCAGCTCATGAATCATCAGCAGCCACACAAACAACTTTTTATAACATACAAACTATTTCAACATACAGCATGAAGTCTGATAGAAAAGGTCCAGATCGATCCAGTCAAACATTTAGTCTGAAAGTCTTGCTGATCCTCAGAAAGCTGACTCATCGCTTCACATCTTCCACGTTTCCCCGCTGAGCGCGTGCACGTGACCTTTGACCAGTTCTGATCTTCAGGCCCCGCCCACAGCCAACAACAGCCAACCAGAGTCTGCGTTAAAAGAAGAGCCTTGTTGGCATCTTTCGTGTGAATATCGACTGACTTCCAGAAGACTGACGCCTCATAGAAACAATGAAATCCTGAAATTGAGGAAAAGTTGCTTCAGTGGCCAAATTCATGGAGTTCAGTGCAAACGATGAAAACACTCATggtctgaaatgaaaagagtCTCAATATAAAGATAGATATATCTAAAGCTATATAgcctaaatataaatatatagatgAGCCAAATATTGCCTGAATATAACTATAGATATTTATCCAGATAAAtgcatttaatacatttaatttcttcAGCTTTGGACATAAATAAGCAGAATAAAGTTGATTTTCTTAATCGAACTCGTTgaaatggagcagaaagctgAATCGCTGCGTGAATATTGTTGAGGCAGAACGCAGCATGAtttttaaagtaataataacAGCAGACTGGATTTAGTTCATCTGGAATCAGAtcatgtggagcagcagagcagatcCCACCAGGCAGGAAGTCACAGAGCATCGGcgacatttttaaaataaaacaccatgTGCAGACTTCCGACAACAGAGAAACCGGCTAACGGCACAGCATACTTACATGACGCGTCTTTTCTCTCAACTTTACCGCGTCTGTAGTTACTGCTCTCTGCCTGTAGAGGGCAGTGCAGGCTCTACACACCACTGTTCAGAGCTCGGCTCTCAGCGAGTTCAAGCttctgtgtatttctgcttcttctgcagtCGTGACACGATGAAAAGCAACTTTCTAAAGTTTCCTGGATGTGACTCCAGTTCTGTTTGAAGTCCATGTGCAGCCTCAGAGTCACTGTGGGGAGGAAAATCAAAGATCATGTCCAACATGAGTCGGTGTCGTGGGGGTGATTTCAGGGTCtcattcacagaaaaacacaaacagacggACGGCAGAGTCTGACATCAAGTCACTTCAACACAGAACCAGTTTACCATCAACACTTgttgttccaaacaggtgtttttggagcgttccacttctttcccagtcttttgttgctcgTGTTTgagacgtgttgctgcatcagattcaggatcagcagatatttacaacagtCAGTCACTCCCATGTATTTTGTAATTGCAGGGAGGATGAGCAGGTGATCTGTGATGTACACCTTCAGACATCCTGGATTCTGATTTTCACAACTTTTCATTTGGACTtttaaaacatgtcagactCAAATTATCACACGAGCAGATTTTTGAATGTCATGTCACAGATGATGCTACGAATCGAGGCTAATTAAGATAGCATCAGTTAGCTCCAGGTGAGAACAGGAGGACAGGTCACCCACCAGCCACTGAAAATTCGACCCGCCTCCAGCTTCCTCACCAGCCAATGAGGAGTTCAGGGTGCCTCGGACACTGCAGCGTCCTGTTAAAGTATGCTGAAAGTCAGACTGTGGCTTATCTTGAAGCTCTTAATTTGATCTCAGTC
It encodes:
- the LOC121608682 gene encoding olfactory receptor 4D1-like; its protein translation is MINSTQVSLFTLVAYLDTGVFKSLCFMIVMSVYILIVCTNLLLIVVICMNRSLHEPMYLFLCSLFVNELYGSTGLFPFILLQILSDVHTVSASCCFLQIYCVHFYGSVEIFSLAVMSYDRYVAICHPLQYNTRMTHRKVAGLSVFVWLYSMLSTLAMMSLSVPLQLCGNFIHKVYCDNYSIVKLACYDTTVNNIYGLVYIFTVIFGLIILIIYTYIRILKVCFSGSKQTRQKAVSTCTPHLASLLNFSFGCFFEIVQSRFDMSSSPIVLRIFLSIYWLACQPLFNPVMYGLNLTKIRIIIKSLGFGKRV
- the LOC121608680 gene encoding olfactory receptor 1509-like; this translates as MINSTQVSHFTLAAYFDTGVFKYLYFLIILTFYLSIVCANVFLIVVICMNRSLHEPMYLFLCSLFVNELYGSTGLFLLLLVQVLSDVHTVSASLCFLQVFCLYSYGGIEFLTLAIMSYDRYLAICYPLQYNTHMTLNKIAKLTALIWLYPLLMNMFIVYYLTLPLQLCGNIINKVYCDNYYIVKLACSDTTLNNAFGLTHMFTVIFGLILMIIYTYIRILKVCFSGSKQTRQKAVSTCTPHLASLLNFSSGCFFEIVQSRFDLYNLPIMLRIFLSLYWLTCQPLINPLLYGLKMSKIRTVYKRLLFGEKMDISDN